Below is a window of Procambarus clarkii isolate CNS0578487 chromosome 43, FALCON_Pclarkii_2.0, whole genome shotgun sequence DNA.
gtgtgtgtgtgtggtgaggggtgatggtggtaagATTGGAGTTTAGCCggtggcaagagagagagagagagagagagagagagagagagagagagagagagagagagagagagagagagagagggagaggaaatgGAATGTTAGATATCCGTGTTCATATCTGATTGTCCAGGCCATAACCAATTATACAGTTAAGCTGAATTTGTTTCATTTTATTTACCAATCCATGAAGTATTAACATTTTAAcattgtagtgaatgtctaccAATCGATTAATTTCGAGTGATAACTACGTCATTAATAAACCCCAGCTTGTGTGGAAAACGATTTATGggaatttaatatcatacagtatACTATAAATTCATGTAGTCCGCTATCAAAATAGATAAATTAACGtaagaaataaattaatataaactaataaattgtaaataaataaatcccacgagtcagttttccccagagagagagagagagagagagagagagagagagagagcggtaaAGAGAAAAGAGTAGACAGACAGACCCGGGTACTCCagtagtatactgtatatataaattaatagatGTTCATCGTTATTGCTTCTTTGAAAAAATGACCCGTATGTTGTATTTCCTTATATTCTGCTATTTGTTGAGTGGCAGTCGTATGGCATTTGTAACCCATGGATTGTTTATAATTATCTTCAATAGCAACCTGGTACATCAACATGAGGGAGTCATGTTGTGGAGGGAAATGAACCCACCTTCATGTCATGCTGCCGAGTTCTGTCTCCCAGTTCATGTTAGTGATTGTTTTCATCCAGCCTCATTTCCTTCACCCATCACGTCAGAAATAGAGGTTACCCGGTGAATATTCTCCAAGACGCCAAAATAAAATTAGATGGCAAAAAAAGACAAGAATTATTTCATATAGCAAGATCCCGAGATGCTAATGAGAGGCATCCTCCCACTCCTCTACTTTCCGGGAACTGCGGGACCTCGACGCCCAGAACTGACCAACTTATGGGACTGGCCTCGACGCCCAGAACTGACCAACTTATGGGACTGGCCTCGACGTCCAGAACTGACCAACTTATGGGACTGGCCTCGACGTCCAGAACTGACCAACTTATGGGACTGGCCTCGACGCCCAGAACTGACCAACTTATGGGACTGGCCTTGACGCCCAGAACTGACCAACTTATGGGACTGGCCTCGACGCCCAGAACTGACCAACTTATGGGACTGGCCTCGACGCCCAGAACTGACCAGCTTATGGGACTGGCCTCGACGCCCAGAACTGACTAACTTATGGGACTGGCTTAAGGCCACCCGGGCAGAACATCCGTCATTGCAAAACTTCCCACCTTTATTTCCTATGTTTGTATGCGTCAAAGGGAAATCTCTAAGAGATAGTTAAAGCTAGTTTTTCGTAACATTAGCGCACCTTCTATGGACACAGCGACCTATTGAGGGGGTCAACTGGGCGTTTTTGATGAAAatttcagtagctagggatggaatgacaggatgtggagtcttgattagggagtacactgacatcggcactgtagatactgttattggacgccgcttaactggcaATGTCTCTTcagcgcaggctgaactccaaggtgtattagcaggattacaggaagtagtcagtgTGGAAAATTGGTTGTTTCTTTATAAACAGTAGAGAAACGTTGGAGTTTTTAAATAGCAGACGaccagtataccagaatattgtgatcgAGAGTAGAGAGAATGTTTAGACATTAGAAAAAATGGATattaagtaagattcatgtggacgccttcacatgtgggaatactgttgaatgaagcAGTTGTtgagatagcgaagagagcctTGGAAAAACTCGTGTCGATGTTGTATATCAGAAAACGGCAAGTTAAGAGAACGGCAATGCATGGTAGACAGCAGTAACACGCCTAAGCGTTATGCAATAATAagcacaaattcgtccttcacttatggtagaggaaagtctactCTGAAGGACTCAGTTTACATGAGGTTACGAGTAGGATACAAATatttctggcaatacggtgttgttgtcagtgaaaaagataaagagtgtaaattatgtagtatgctgcACGCCCACATATTAAATAATTATGtattagtgtcaacttattgacaactatagaaataaggaaataagtagtgtacaacATCAAATTGTtttgatgtgtgataatggtatgatagaataCTTACGAGCTACAAGCACTTTgtcccaagagtgtaacacttaaaTGCTGTGTTTACTATATTAATCAACAATGTAAAATGTGAttcttgtactgtgatttgtTGATTTGTACTCGCTGAGTTTGTGCGCCTCTTGAGGGACTTTAAGTTGACGAGGATAGAAATAGActtagctactctatccttttgagatgtattttattgtctcaataaacgtacttcaaCTTGACCCTGTGTATGACTTATCTCGTTAAGACCTTTGAAAGATGTATCCATGTCTATGTACATATATTAGGACTTTACAAACTTGATTGAATCTATGTAAGAGTGTTCTTACACTCTGACCTTGAGGTATGTTGCACCACCTCGCCAACCCTTCGTTCACCGCCAGGGGTTAAGAAGCTCCTACCATTAATATTATGTTGACACTTGAAAATAtcgttaaatttaaatttaatgttttttaatggaaTATATATTCACTATAAAGAAAAATCGCGCATGAAACTAAAACTGTTAAGAACCGATTCGGCGAACTCGAGAAattattggaacttattaaagcGAACCGGTGGAAACTGGTTGAGTCCCACCACTGCTGACCGGTTGAGTCCCACCACTGCTGACCAGTTGAGTCCCACCACTGCTGACCGGTTGAGTCCCACCACTGCTGACAGGTTGAGTCCCACCACTGCTGACCGGTTGAGTCCCACCACTGCTGACCGGTTGAGTCCCACCACTGCTGACCGGTTGAGTCCCACCACTGCTGACCGGTTGAGTCCCACCACTGCTGACAGGTTGAGTCCCACCACTGCTGACCGGTTGAGTCCCACCACTGCCGACAGGTTGAGTCCCACCACTGCTGACCGGTTGAGTCCCACCACTGCTGACAGGTTGAGTCCCACCACTGCTGACCGGTTGAGTCCCACCACTGCTGACAGGTTGAGTCCCACCACTGCTGACTGGTTGAGTCCCACCACTGCTGACCGGTTGAGTCCCACCACTGCTGACCGGTTGAGTCCCACCACTGCTGACCAGTTGAGTCCCACCACTGCTGACCGGTTGAGTCCCACCACTGCTGACTGGTTGAGTACCACCACTGCTGACAGGTTGAGTCCCACCACTGCTGACCGGTTGAGTCCCACCACTGCTGACCGGTTGAGTCCCACCACTGCTGACTGGTTGAGTACCACCACTGCTGACAGGTTGAGTCCCACCACTGCTGACAGGTTGAGTCCCACCACTGCTGACAGGTTGAGTCCCACCACTGCTGACTGGTTGAGTCCCACCACTGCTGACAGGTTGAGTCCCACCACTGCTGACCGGTTGAGTCCCACCACTGCTGACAGGTTGAGTCCCACCACTGCTGACCGGTTGAGTCCCACCACTGCTGACAGGTTGAGTCCCACCACTGCTGACCGGTTGAGTCCCACCACTGCTGACAGGTTGAGTCCCACCACTGCTGACCGGTTGAGTCCCACCACTGCTGACAGGTTGAGTCCCACCACTGCTGACTGGTTGAGTCCCACCACTGCTGACCGGTTGAGTCCCACCACTGCTGACCGGTTGAGTCCCACCACTGCTGACCAGTTGAGTCCCACCACTGCTGACAGGTTGAGTCCCACCACTGCTGACCAGTTGAGTCCCACCACTGCTGACCGGTTGAGTCCCACCACTGCTGACTGGTTGAGTACCACCATTGCTGACAGGTTGAGTCCCACCACTGCTGACCGGTTGAGTCCCACCACTGTTGACCAGTTGAGTCCCACCACTGCTGACAGGTTGAGTCCCACCACTGCTGACAGGTTGAGTCCCACCACTGCTGACCAGTTGAGTCCCACCACTGCTGACCGGTTGAGTCCCACCACTGCTGACTGGTTGAGTACCACCACTGCTGACAGGTTGAGTCCCACCACTGCTGACTGGTTGAGTCCCACCACTGCTGACAGGTTGAGTCCCACCACTGCTGACCGGTTGAGTCCCACCACTGCTGACAGGTTGAGTCCCACCACTGCTGACAGATTGAGTCCCACCACTGCTGACAGGTTGAGTCCCACCACTGCTGACAGATTGAGTCCCACCACTGCTGACAGATTGAGTCCCACCACTGCTGACAGGTTGAGTCCCACCACTGCTGACAGATTGAGTCCACCACTGCTGACAGGTTGAGTCCCACCACTGCTGACCGGTTGAGTCCCACCACTGCTGACAGGTTGAGTCCCACCACTGCTGACAGGTTGAGTCCCACCACTGCTGACAGATTGAGTCCCACCACTGCTGACAGGTTGAGTCCCACCACTGCTGACAGGTTGAGTCCCACCACTGCTGACAGGTTGAGTCCCACCACTGCTGACAGATTGAGTCCCACCACTGCTGACAGGTTGAGTCCCACCACTGCTGACTGGTTGAGTCCCACCACTGCTGACTGGTTGAGTACCACCACTGCTGACTGGTTGAGTCCCACCACTGCTGACAGGTTGAGTCCCACCACTGCTGACTGGTTGAGTCCCACCACTGCTGACCGGTTGAGTCCCACCGCTGCTGACAGATTGAGTCCCACCGCTGCTGACAGATTGAGTCCCACCACTGCTGACCGGTTGAGTCCCACCACTGCTGACTGGTTGAGTACCACCACTGCTGACCGGTTGAGTCCCACCACTGCTGACTGGTTGAGTACCACCGCTGCTGACAGATTGAGTCCCACCACTGCTGACCGGTTGAGTCCCACCACTGCTGACTGGTTGAGTACCACCACTGCTGACAGGTTGAGTCCCACCACTGCTGACCGGTTGAGTACCACCACTGCTGACAGATTGAGTCCCACCACTGCTGACCGGTTGAGTCCCACCACTGCTGACTGGCTGAGTACCACCACTGCTGACAGGTTGAGTCCCACCACTGCTGACACCAAAGTGCAGATGAAGAGCGCGGTCCGCCTGCAGGCATGTGGCAACCATTGTAATCATACACCCCAACACTGAGGCGGCTGCCAGTGCCTGTGGACCCGCGCTGGGAGGAGGAGGTGACTCGCTCTCGTCGAACTTTTTGTATCGTCAAGTTTTCTGTGTGATACTGAACCAATATTATTTTATCGTCCTTAAGTTTAACCATTGGAATAAGACTGCTACTCAGACTGGATCAAGAACATTTGAGGATTAAGTTCTACCTCGGTGTTGCTGGAGGCTGTTTCTTCTAAAACTTGGTAAGTCATGCAAGTTTATATGATTAttaactaatatatataaatgtcttaAGAACAGATACGCTCTGCTACCTGTCACGCTGTACCCATCAGTTAATTGCAGCCTATTTACTGTAAACTAATGAAAATGTAAAATAACTTACCCAAACAGATAACGATTTACTTCAGCGTTTGCATTTTAATATAGTTTTCTTTTTTATAAGAAAATAGGTGTAGTTTGTTAGGAAAAACTTTTCATATTAAGTATTTGCATTGAATCTTGCAAACAGAAAGTTGAACGATCACAGCCAAAAAGCTAACGTCTTAAAAACTTATTATTACGATAAAACATTTGAGGAAAATACTTGCATTAGGAAAAACCCGTAAACAGATGGACAAGCGTCATCGCATCTGCGCTCATTAGCCACAACCTGTGTAAACTAATTTAGGTTCAACAAATCATACCATTTGAGCTGAATGGTTCGTATGAATGTATTCTTTACTATTATTAGTAATAGAAGTGATAATGCAAGTAGTAGTACTATCTGTAACAACAGTTGTATTTACCAACATTAGactatgcagatgatgagtcacaataacggggctgaaaatATGATAACCAAACGACACATCCCAAGACGGagaaaccaacccgttctcgcactttcttacagtcaatattgacttattaaatacgtgcatatgtgacatactaaacatactagtttaccttgaaaagcttcatagaaaacaccgaccttacctaaccttcttagtatgttaagataagcatcttattgcttcgtaattacaattattacttaacctatacctataataggttaagctataacctatacctataataggttaagtaataattgtaattacgaagcaataagatgcttatcttaacatactaagaaggttaggtaaggtcggtgttttctatgaagcttttcaaggtaaactagtatgtttagtttgTCACatgtgcacgtatttaataagtcaatattgaccatacgaaattgcgagaacgggttggagaaacacgacgtttcggtccaccctggacatacgacttgataatggtccaggagagaccgaaacgtcgtcgatctCATCAGAAGATGTGTGGTTTTGTCAACATTAGGCTAATATTATCTGTAGTGTGACGTAAAAGTGAAAGAATATATCAGTggctattctggctggtgttatgccaattacattaaataaaaaaaaagtaaaacaaaGTAAACAAAACTGCTTCTGACCTCTTTACGGTATGAGAGCTGCGGGTAAAGTCCAAAGAATGAAAAactttaaatatttaatataacaaaaatgacttcaacaccaaataaaacaaTTCCCATATTCTACTTGGCATTACCACAATATAAATTGCAAAAGAAAGATAAACAAACATGTGACAGTTACGTTAATGACCAAaggtacaaaacacaatatacaatAAGCTGTACGCATCTACGGTTTCTGGGAAGGCTACAGTAGATGTTACTGCTGAGAGCATGAAGTGTATTATGATGTCTGGCCGATTGATTAATTGATAAagataagccacccaaaaggtggcactggcatgaatagccagtaagtggtacaattttttgttcagtaaatcttTTCAGTGTTCTGTATAGATGTCTGGCCGGTGGTGAGCTGCTTATATATGTGGCCAGGCCTagtgtagattttttttttttttgcagggatattcctgcgtgggccctaagcctctggctggcccactaagtgttgcttgtttctgttttacttgggcggagtatgagtatttatgactcgtatggtcgcttcagtaagattttgtcttatgtgtttaacaacttctgctctgttgaatctaagtttaaatcttaatgggtttgtaactgtgcactgtgttagataatgttccagtggtctgtcgggcatttctctacaatgttgacatttcctctcatcttccggaacctgtaagcctatttcccatgcacatgggtatccaagcctgatgcgatgtaagtgcacttctgttgttctactgctccctttcatcaaacaaagtggttcgtagttggttgaattccatCATagaaagtggttcgtagttggttgaattcttgtaccaactcgcagatcctgatgttgcatctgctgtgttgtggtcactatacatcttttgcattgctctgtttctaattactttcttaatctgtgatagactctggtatgtaaatgtctacatttcttctcttagttgcaagttttgcagcttcgtctgcaatgtcatttccaattattcccacatgacttggcacccagttgataagtactcgTTGGCTTACTAGTGTAGATGGCGCTGATGTTCAGGTAACTATCGCCGGCAGTCTTAAACAAGGGGTTCAGCTGGTCGACCAGCGAGTGGAGTTGAAGCCTGAAGACACAAGCTTCTGAGCacgtagtgttgttgttgatttcGTATACTTGAGTATGCAGATATGTTTTTGAATAGGCGGTAAAGGAATAGGCAGGATCTCCTTGCCTAAGCAAGAGATTACCGTAACAGTAGCAACAGTTGAATTGTCTCCATTAGGCTAATACTATATGTAGCAAGCTGTATTATCTACAGTAGGCTAATACTATATGTAGCAAGCTGTATTATCTACAGTAGGCTAATACTATATGTAGCAAGCTGTATTATCTACATTAGGCTAATACTATATGTAGCAAGTTGTATTATCTACAGTAGGCTAATACTATCTGTTGCAGCATTTGTATTATCCACATTAGGCTAATACCATATGTATCAACAGTTCTATTATCTACATTATGTTAATACTATCTGTATCAACGGTTGTATTATCTACCATGGGATAATACTATATGTAACAACAGTTGTATTATCCACGTTAGGCTAATTCTATATATTGCAGCAGTTAGTAAGAGAAGGTTCCCAGGACAACTGCCCGCTGCCCAGATGGGAACTGCCTATCTCCAAGACGTATTAGTAAAATGGAACGTGCCCAAACGTTTACGTCCAGCCGCAGAAATCAAGCCAGTGACCTCTTGGTTGTGATCGACTGCGCTGGCTACTGCTCTATAGTACCGTttattgtaataaataatttataactATAAACTTTGAGTCAATTGTCTTGATGTTACGAGAGCAGAGTACTAACCTACAGACAATCCACATGAACTAACacaatgaaattgaaattgaaataaggttATTGTGGCATAaatgcacacaaagggatgagatagGTCAAGGTATTCTCACCCTGTTATAATACAATGTTTCCTGATTGGCGCGTCGTGGTGCTCCCTCACGGCCACACACCACTAAAAACATGGGTGGGAGGCGCGCTACCAGGAAAACTGTATTAGGTGAATATGTGTAGTAGAGCGGCGGTGTTGGTTGCACCATGGGTTTATAAGGGTCCTCTGTGACGTCACTGATCACGTGCTTGTCTCTTGGACGTAGTAACTTTGACTAGTTTGATTAGTTGACATAAAAACTAACCAATTTTGATGACGGTATCGTACAACTGTGATGGTTATAATTAATGAATAACTAAACTCGAGACAGTGTTCTCGCCGGTCTGTTACCAACAGTTTCATATAGACAGATCTGTGAGTTACATTGTGTGCTGCCTATCTCTTTACTCCACACAGTCGCCTCACAGTCTCATGCGCTCTACCATTCCCCTCGTCCTGGCTGTTTCTTTGTGCTTCTCCCatctcttaataataataatataggatAAAAAAAAACACACTTGTAAAGATTAGATCAATCAAATAAGAATTAGACGTTCAGATATAAGTCTCGTCCttgtcacacactcacaccttgacGAAACACCAAAACACTCAAAGCATTTATTAATTTGAAACATGAGACTGGAGAATTCGTAGATAAGAAATGTACTTTTCAAGGAGGCGTGgtgagagaccgggccgcggggaccttgaccCCCGGGAACCAACGCAAGGTAAGGAACATTGAGCCAGCAACGCACATGGTGGTGTTGATCGCATAAACCTTATGGAATACCAGCAGTATTGACCGTGTGCCTGATGACGTCAGTGCGAGGTCACTATGTAAACAATAACAGAAAAGTTTTATTGTGAAATATAAACttttgttagtgtggtagtggtgaggcgTGCAGCTTATTCCTGtattgttagtgtggtagtggtgaggcgTGCAGCGTATTCCTCTATTGAAGACAATTTTCAATTTCCTTtcttaattatgcaccccatccccatcccgtgggcggtggtgtaaaggattacagaggcacataatcggttcgggaactgaaccctctagttcgtttagctaagcaaataaaaaatttttgacgctagttacaaaattatcaatgttattgcaactgaaaactcacaccccagaagtgactcgaacccatactgccaggagcaacgcaattggtatgtacaggacgccttaatccacttgaccatcacgaccggacaaaaactgatggtagccgaggctatttagcccatcagcccgccggcactctgatggtaatcttgggcattgtccggtcgtgatggtcaagtggattaaggcgtcctgtacataccagttgcgttgctcctggcagtatgggttcgagtcacttctggggtgtgagttttcagttgcaaccctggaaacacaaaccgaaactgtctttattttccgcttgttacaacttgtaataaagttgttacatcttggcttaacgtgtttatgacgtattagagcgttgttacaacttgctaatattggttgttataactggttaggaggtgttaaaacttgttcgaacgttgtaccaacgtcgtagtttcggtgtgtgtttggcgggatatagtcctggagaccattcaggcttgttcgcatttgtgttcctcacgtgtgtcccaaagaatgaggtgatttgataaaatgctatgcccaagattaccatcagagtgccggcgggctgatggggtaAATAGCCTTGGCtcccatcagtttttgtccggtcgtgatggtcaagtggattaaggcgtccattCGAGTAtatatttagtcaaatctacatcagcagatgttacaaactcccagaggtacttgtagccgagcctaagcctagcagtggtaacatctagaagtctgttaatattattggatgacccatagacgtgcggttcttcctgcataatagaatgatgatagatggagtaactggtgtgaatttcactttgcctcaagtctccgaaatttaggtgatgttcctgggatattgctgccctcaggctgctcaaaggcagtccaagttggtaatcaattccctctttacgagcaaaaagtcttggctaactcatcagttctatcttgcattcggagaccaatatgggaaggaatccacaggagacaaactctgactccatcattgattatttcactatatctgtgtctagcttcagagataagcacgtcaccgttatgccttggggagctgagggcagtcaaggatgacaaggagtcacttacaattagcgagtcaactttggattcatatacgcgctcgagtgcaaagattatggcaaccaatctgtttgaagagtggaggctcagttactgagacgcgctccacactcatgggagaaggaaccatctctccctgtcacaacaactgcacttccagctgcaccatgggactgacgcaaggatccatcagtgtaaataatctgggaaaggcagcgctctctgactaaagcatcaatttggcttaaggccttgtactttgcttcttgtcgaagcaaggcttgttctttaatcagtttcttgggtgggaaaggggggacagtaatttggaaaggagtgatctcccatggggcaggaaaatattgttgttgttgtctctcttggtaggggtgatgaaagttatacattctgagcacagtgGCAGTTACGGTAatacatttggagggatgctgatcttcaaggaagaaggcttggagggcttcagtgcaggggttaggctgggttagcctaagcatcttgataccaatgaaagcattaatttcagtgatacgatcacttacacattaaatattcagttccttcctcatgtttagtaatttagttatATTGAAGACAATGTATTGTTTGTTCCTCAGCATTTAACATATGTTAGCAAATATGTATATAATTTAACAGGACTCCTGAATTATTTGttgtattaacaagcttaggtaaacAGCACGATGCTACTGTACAAATCTATATGAGAGGTTAGAGAATGAAGGTCAAATGATAGCTTGATGTCCAGGTAATATATCTCTTTATCTCGCCGGATTGTTTACCTTACACTGGAGGCCATCATCTCTACTATACTGTGCTTACTATACTATACTGGAGGCCATCTTCTCTACTATACTGTGCTTACTATACTATACTGGAGGCCATCATCTCTACTATACTGTGCTTACTATACTATACTGGAGGCCATCATCTCTACTATACTGTGCTTACT
It encodes the following:
- the LOC123756010 gene encoding ice nucleation protein-like, with the translated sequence MVATCLQADRALHLHFGVSSGGTQPVSSGGTQPVSSGGTQPVSSGGTQSVSSGGTQPVSSGGTQPVSSGGTQPVSSGGTQPVSSGGTQSVSSGGTQPVSSGGTQPVSSGGTQPVSSGGTQPVSSGGTQSVSSGGTQSVSSGGTQPVSSGGTQPVSSGGTQPVSSGGTQPVSSGGTQPVSSGGTQPVSSGGTQPVSSGGTQSVSSGGTQPVSSGGTQPVSSGGTQPVSSGGTQSVSSGGTQPVSSGGTQPVSSGGTQPVSSGGTQPVSSGGLNLSAVVGLNLSAVVGLNLSAVVGLNLSAVVGLNLSAVVGLNLSAVVGLNLSAVVGLNRSAVVGLNLSAVVGLNQSAVVGLNLSAVVVLNQSAVVGLNRSAVVGLNWSAVVGLNLSAVVGLNLSAVVGLNWSTVVGLNRSAVVGLNLSAMVVLNQSAVVGLNRSAVVGLNWSAVVGLNLSAVVGLNWSAVVGLNRSAVVGLNRSAVVGLNQSAVVGLNLSAVVGLNRSAVVGLNLSAVVGLNRSAVVGLNLSAVVGLNRSAVVGLNLSAVVGLNRSAVVGLNLSAVVGLNQSAVVGLNLSAVVGLNLSAVVGLNLSAVVVLNQSAVVGLNRSAVVGLNRSAVVGLNLSAVVVLNQSAVVGLNRSAVVGLNWSAVVGLNRSAVVGLNRSAVVGLNQSAVVGLNLSAVVGLNRSAVVGLNLSAVVGLNRSAVVGLNLSAVVGLNRSAVVGLNLSAVVGLNRSAVVGLNRSAVVGLNRSAVVGLNRSAVVGLNLSAVVGLNRSAVVGLNWSAVVGLNRSAVVGLNQFPPVRFNKFQ